The genomic window TCCTCTACATCCGGGTAAGCTGAGGCTGAGAGCCTGCCCTGTCCCCCTTCTAGAACATCAGGCTCCTCAGGGCCTCGGTGTGGGCCAGAGGGGCCCCTCGCCTTGAAACGCACAGCCGTCCACCACGAAGCGGACCCGCGGACTGGGCCTGTCCTCATTCATACCATGTGCCTAGGTGGCCTGtccaaaaatcatgaaataattatattttatttatttattttttttttttttaagattttattttttttcctttttctccccaaagctccccggtacatagttgtatattcttagttgtgggtccttctagttgtggcatgtgggacaccgcctcagcatggtttgatgagcagtgccatgtccgcgcccaggattcaaactgatgaaacactgggccgcctgcagcggagcgcgtgaacttaaccactcggccacggggccggccccaataattatattttgaaaagatggACCCCACAGGGTCCACTGTTCCTCTCGTCTCCAGACCCCAAGCTGCCCTCTGCACTGACTCTCTTGGGGCCTCTCCTCCGTGAGTGGAGTTGACTCTCCTTAGATTGTCTCCGCACTTTCCAGATACTTCAGTTCACCCTCAGCGTTGAGAAACGCTGTTGGAAAAAGCTGTTTAGGTCGTTTGCAGGCAGTGTACCCAGCTGCATGGAATCCCTGTGAGGGCCGGGCCTCTCTGCTCCTGAGGAGCTCCACAAAGGGGGCTCTCGGCTGTGCCCCCCCACGCACCCCCCTTGAAAATCAGATAAATACACGAGGTCCAGTCTGCtcccctcttgtctctctctAAGCCTATAAATGCGTTGTTGTTTTCCAGGTCCCCCTGGGCACTTTAGTGAAGGAGGGACACGAAGTTGTGGCGGACCTGTCGCACCCGGGTGATGAGTACGTCGCCGCTCTtgggggagcaggagggaagggCAACCGCTTTTTCCTGGCCAACGATAACCGCGCCCCTGTGACTTGTACCCCTGGACAGCCCGGTCAGGAGCGAGTCCTCTTCCTGGAGCTCAAGACAGTGGCCCACGCTGGGATGGTGGGTGTCACCTGAAGTCCcaggctggaggaggtggcattttacACACACTGATTACAGAAAACCTGCTGTCCCTGATGGTGAAACATGCCACAGGCTAGTCAGTCAGCGTCCTCTTGACCCCCAGGAGCCTGTGCTCCCACTTGTCGTTGATTCCCAGTCCTGAAACTTCCTGGTCTTGGTCAGTTACAGACTCCGAGATGATGATAGAGGGTCTTCTTTCTTCCAGGTGGGATTCCCCAACGCAGGCAAGTCCTCGCTCCTCCGGGCCATTTCAAACGCGAAACCCACCGTGGCTTCCTACCCATTCACTACCTTAAACCCCCACGTTGGGATTGTTCACTATGAAGACCACCAACAAATAGCAGGTAGAACTTCCAGAATTCTCTCAAAGGCTTAGGTTTAAATGATGTAATTCAGAACATTAATTATGTAACAAACATAGCTTCCTGTCTAAAATGTAGCATTGTTTTTCCTAATTTAAAGCTTCGTGGCTCTCTATCCAAAGTAGGCTTTAGGCCTGCGTCCCACCCTGTCCCAGGCGTCCGTGAGCAACAGTGCAGGAATTTGAGTTTAAATTTCAAACCTAAGGAAATTACTCCTTCTCAtggtcttcatttctctttcttccacgaGGAACTCGGCAGCCTCAGTCATGTAGACAGCATGTGATTTTAAAAGCTTTCCCTGTACCATTTTGagagaagaaaacttttttccGGAAGATAATGTGCCCATTAAAAATAGTAAGCCTGCTGGTAATGTTATTTGTATAGCACTTTATATTACTGAGTACTCTATAATAATTTCTATTGGTAATCACATTATTAGTATATTACAGGAAGCcactttcccatttttttaatcacttttgaATCCAGAAAGACTGGAATGTGTTAAATATTCCTTATTAGATTGATCATCCTCATGCTTGTCACCCAcatatttcaaagcattttgcGAACTGAAAGCTGCAGAGCCTTGGCTGGCAGTTGGCCTGAGGCGTCTCCAGGCAGTAAATTGAATGACTTCAGTTCCAAGGGGTTCCTTTAAGGAAGGTCTGAGAAGCAGGACATCAGGCCAGGCGGTAGGCCAGGCTCCCCACACCATGTGCTCTGTCTCCTGCAGTGGCCGACATCCCGGGCCTCGTGCGGGGCGCGCACCGGAACCGGGGCCTGGGCTGCGCCTTCCTCAGGCACGTCGAGCGCTGCCGCTTCCTCCTGTTCGTGGTGGATCTTTCGGTGCCAGAGCCCTGGACTCAGGTTGAGGACCTGAAATATGAGCTGGAGAAATATGAAGAAGGCCTGTCTGCGAGGCCCCACGCCATCGTCGCAAACAAGATTGATCTCCCTGAGGCGAGAGCCCGTCTGCCCCAGCTGCAGGCTCGCCTGGGCCAGAAGGCCATCGCTCTGTCGGCGGCGACCGGGGAGAAcctggaggagctgctgctgcgcCTGAAGGACCTCCACGAGGAGCACGTGGCCAACGAGCTGGCGCGCGGCCGGCAGCCGCTCAGGTGGTAGCGGTGGGCTGCTGCCCAGCAAAGACCTGACTCGGCGCCAAGAACGCAGCTTCCGCAGAGCTGGAGGTGTTCGTGCACCTGCCCTCCCCAGTCATCCCGGGCCCCCCCTCTGATGCGCCCCCTGCTCCTGGGGCCCCTTCAGTGGCGGACACTCGTGCCACCTGACAGTCTGCTCCCCAGTGCTTCCCACCCCCCGCAGCGGCATGCTGTTGCTGAGATGGGCTCGTTTGTGTTCATGAGTGCCCCTAGTTAGCAGGGCCCACGCTGCTGGCTGGCGTTATCAGATGCTGCAGAGCGTGCTCAGAGGACACATGGCAGCCGGCGCCCCAGGTGTGCTCTCGGGCTCCTGGGCACTAACCCACCCATGTCTGCGGCTGTCGCAGAGGTAGGCTCCGATCCAGAGCTGTCGCCACCCTGCAGAGTGGCtgttcctgtggggacgtgctgTGCTGCGGGAGGGTGAGGGGACAGGAAGGCTTTGCAGGCACCGAGCCGTGGAAGGATGCCGGTGCAAAGCTCCTCTGGTTGCGTTGCCGCCGTCAGGAAGGCGGTGAGGGCCGCGCCCCCTGTTCCAGACGCCGCGCCCTGCTCCCTCGGAGCTGAGGGCCGGGGGAGAGCCACGCCATTCGCGTCACGGCTGAGTGCACCCAATATCCAACCCCAGGATGCGCTGCCTGCCTCAGTCTGTGTGCAAGGGCGTTAGTAACTACGGCGGCGGGGCCCAGGTAGCTGTCCCCCACAGGTGGCCCGAGTGTAGAGAGAAAATGGTGGCGACATCTCCCGGGCGGCGGGCTGgatctcccctctcctcccggTGGCAATCTGAGAGCACACGGGCCCTGGGCCAGCCTCTTACCATCCTGGCTGGCCCCTGGCAGTCAGTTCAGAGAGCCCTGTGGGACCGACTCCAGCACTCCTCAGGGGATGGCAGCCAGAGGACCGCCGTGCTGGGGAAGCCACCTCTTCGCTGTCATGTGGCTCAAGTCTTTGTGCTCAAGTGTTCCTTGGGAGCCGCACCCCCGCTCCTGGCATCCAGTGGCTGCAGATGGACCCCGTGAGGACAGCTCCACTGCTGCCAACTGGCTCATCCAACAAAATACTGTAGAACTTTGGTATCCCGCAAATAAAGGCTGATGCCTCTGACACGTCCCTGAGGGCCCTTAAGGGATGAAGTGGTCCCCAGGAGAAGGCCCTGGGCCCTTGGGGATCAGCCACCGGGTCCTGGGGTGGCCTGGCTGCTGGTGCGCTCGGGTTTCCTTTCTGCACGCGGGTCTGGGCGGAGCACAAGCCAGGCCCGAGCTTCGGGGAGCAGTTCAGTTCTGATCTCACTTCAAGTCTGCGGCTAGACTGGGAGTCCGTCCCTGAAGCTTTGTCCTAATGTCTCGGAGTCTAAGAGGCCCTTGCATCCTGGAACCAGAGGTGGGTCCTGCGTCCGTTGGCTCGCTCTTGGGCCACCCACTGTGTTCGTAGAGTAACGCCGGGTCTGAGCAGCATTAATTATCCATGGTCTTTCATCTTTGTCTCCCGGTGCTCTGTGGAGGGGACGCTCCAGATGCCTCCCTGAGGCTGACCCCATCAGGGAACATTCGGATGGCAAGAGAGCTCTGGAGGCCAGTGTGTCTGTGCTGTTCTCAGCTCTGACCCAGAGGAGGCTCCCAGTaggtatttgtggaatgaatgaatgagtggaggCTGATAGTTAGGTTTCTGGTTGGTTGAAAATGTTTCTGAAAGGTGAGTGGTGGGTGCTCAGACTCACACTGAGAAGCAGCAGGGCCTGCCCTACCTCCCTCAGATCGCAGCTAACGCCAGGCTGCTGCTGCTCACCGTGCCCTCGAGAGCTGGTCTCTAAAAACTTCAACTCTTTGGGGGCACCACCTGTTGATAGCGGCCCTGAGGACAGGACTTGGCTTTCTCACGTCCCCCTCCCTGCCACTGTCTGCCATGGCCATCCTGAGGGATCTAGGAACCGTATTGGGCCGCGGAGCATTTACTGTGGGGCAAGCCGCACGACTGTCCCTGCCTAGCCCTCATTTTTTGGGAAGACGACATCCCCCTCACCGCTTGCCTCGTTTTCTATTTCTGGATATTGTTTCTGTCCCCCCATCATTGGTTCCATCTCCCAGATGCTCCTGTGAGCCGGCCTCCTGTTCCCATGTGGACAGTGGGCTCAGTACCCTACAGGGACCCCGGGTGGGTGTGggcccttccctctgctcctctcccctctgcctttaCTCTTGTTGATGGAGTCACTCTCTGGAGGCTCCCTCTGAGCATCTGCCTCGGGCTGTTCCCTGGCTACTGACGGCCTTTCTGGAAGCATTTGTGAAGATGGGGGCGCCTCAGCTTCCAGATGCAGACTTTCCTGAATTCCCCAGTGTTCAGCCCTAAGGCCTGGCCGCCTGAGTTCCAGAGCGCCTGTGTCCACTTGCTCCGGAGAGCAAACCTCCGGGCTCCTGCAGGGCTCCCAGAGGCACAGGAGGGTCCTGGAGTGCCTCACCCGCCCTCCCCTCGGCCACCCCACCGGCCTCTGGAAAGTTCTCTCTGCCCTCCCTTGTCTTTTAGAGGCTAATCCTTGGGCAGGAGAAAGTGGACGCTTACCTGTTTTCAGATGTGGTAAAGGCCTGAGAAACCGACGGGGACAGACATGCTCACTCTCCAAATCAGAAGCCCAGCTTAGAAAGCACGTGTGAGCAAGTGCAAGCTTGGACAGCCCAGTTGCATGATCGCAAATGGCCACAGTTCTGCACTGCCTGTCCCCTGAGAGGTGGGTCTGTCCCCACCTTCAGCCTGGGGTAACCTGTGACCTGTCCTGACCTGTAGGATGCCTGGAAGGGTCTGCGTGGCCCCCGATGAGGCCTCGGAGCCTTCCAGCTTCCTTCTGCCCTCTCGGATCCTGCCAGCACCCAGCATGTGACCAAGCCTGGGCTGGTCTGCTGACAAGTGACAGGCCCTGCTGAGGCAAAGACGACCTGTCCACTGCCCACCCACAGAATCAATAGCCACACCGTGGTTGCTTCCCGCCAGGTGTGTGGAATGGCTTGTGGGACTGGAGTTTGCGTTGTTATGCAGCTTAGGTGCAGAACGAGTCCTGGGGCTGGAGCTTCTCCATCCAGGTGCCTTGAGACACTGATCCCTCCAAGTGGCCTGGTTGGGTCTGGACCCCCTGGTACCCCCGCCTCAGCCCTCTCTGGACTTGATGGCCTTGGGCTCCTTGGCAGGCAGCCCTGGTGGAGTGGGGCCTAGGGGCCCACCCTGAGGCCCTGCAGCCCTCGAGTCCTCTTCAGAGGCCCAGCTCCATCTTGGCAAAGGGCCAGTGGTGCTGTGGGAGGAGCTAAGACGTCCACTTCAGTTTCATCGAATCTCTGTTAGTCTGCCCAGGCTACCGTAACAAAGTtccacaaactggggggcttaaaacAGGAGAACTTTATTCTCTCCCAGCCCTGGAGACCAGAAGGCCAACATCAACGTGTCCTGGGGTTGGATCCTTTCTGCTTCTTGCAGCTTCTggtgtcccttggcttgtggctacatcactccagtctctacCTGTTGTCACgtggcttctcctctgtgtcctTTCATCTTGTAGGACGCTGGTCATTGGGTTTAGGGTCCACCTGAAACCCAGGATGACCTcattttgagatcttttttttttcctccccaaagcccctgtctcagttgccatgctgtggcagcagctcacgtagaaggatctgcaactagatgcacacaactgtgtgtgtgtctagtgtGTGTCTAGGTAGTGTGGCTCCGTGATGGGAGTGAGCCCAGGCCAAAGccgtgagagcaccaaacttgaACCTCTGGGCCATCGGGGCTGGCACTTGAGATCTTTAATTAATTCCATCAGcaaagactttatttccaaataaggtcgtgGTCTGAGGTTCTGCTCTacgtgaatttggggggacactgTTCAAATCAGTGCAGCAccctttttcattttgatgatgtGTACACGTTAGAAGCTGCCCAGGCATCTTCGTCTCTGCCACATGACAGCCCACGTGGCTGATCCCTGTGCATCCTGGATCCTTCCTGCGTGCCCTCTGGGCCGCCCTCCCTGGGAGCAGAGCCCCTGGGCCTCACAGCCTGGCCTGCTCGcctgctgccctccctctccccctgcctcTACCTCTGCTCCAGCTGTTTCTTGGCCACAGTAAGGATACTCTCGGACTCCGAGCTTTtgtgctgctgctccctgtgACCCAAATGCCCCTCACCAGGTACCTCATGAGACGCCCTCCAGTTGGGGGGCGCGTCTCTGACCACCCGGTCAAAGACAGTCCCATCCACGCGGGGCCCACCCTCGGCCTTGCCAGCCCCGTCTCACAGCTCATGTGGCCTCCTGGTGTGCATCGACTCCTGCTCCCACATGGCCCCTCATTGGTCTGGGCTGTGTCCCAAGGCCAGGACGGCGCCAGCACATGAGGCATAAGGACATATATCCTGGGTAGATGGTAGTTcagataaatacatatacatatgttggaatacatgccaaaatatttactaatggGGCACAACCAAACCCCGCTGAATGGAGAGCTCTGCTCAGCAGCAAAAAGGGGCAGACTGCTGAGAGCACCTCCGCAGGTCAGCACCAGACCTCCATGCAGGTGGTGGTGTAGAGACGGGTGGGGTGGAGAAGAGAGCCGCGCTGGTCAGGGCTGGGCGGTGGGGAGGTGGCTGTGGCTCTGAAGGGCGGCCTGAGGGGTCATTGTGATGGAACTATGTGTCCTGACTGTGGTCACGTGAAGCTACATGTGATAAAATCTCACAGAACTTGGTGTTTAATAAGTAgtgaatttcagtttgggaagatgaagttctggagatggatggtggtgatgggtgcaaaacagtgtgaatgtgcttaatgccactgagctgtgcacttaaaaatgattaaaagctaaattttatgtacatttgaccacactaaaaaaaattaatagaactaaACACACACTCACTCAAATGCGCGTACACATGCATGTCCACACACACGAGTGCAGCTGAGGTGGGAAGCCTGAGGTGCATGGCCTGCACAGAGGTCAACGTCTGGCGTGATCCTGCACGACAGTTCTGCAACTGTGCCCACTGGGGACACTGGTGATGGGCACGTGGGCTCTGTTATTTCctacaactgcatgtgaaccCACAGCAGTctcagaaggaaaagggaagcgAAGACACTGGCGAGGCCGCTGTTCTCTGAAAAGCCCCGTGGAGACCCAGGGAACAGGCTGGCATCGTCCCCTCCACGTCCCCAGAGCTGTGCCTGGCACTCTTGATTACCGTTTATTGAAAGAATGCACACATGAGGTTAGATGAACACATAAACAAGTCCGTGTGCGGCCCACACACCCCTCGGCGTTAGGCCTCTGCAGAGAATGTCCTTCCCAGAAGCCAGGGTGTCCCGTCCGTGGGCCCCACGAGGGTCAACGAGTCCACGCTGAGTGGCCTGGGAGTGGGCCAGAACCGTCTGCCATTAATGTTCATCTTCGCATTCTCGTTGTCCGGCTGCCTCTGATGGTCCCACCCAAGGCCTCCTCCGAAACAGGCCGCACTGGTGTTCCAGAAAGGCTGAACTGGGCAGAGGGGACCTTGGGCCGCGTGGCTCAGCGTAGACTGAGGGCGACACAGGCTGGGGGGAGTCTGGGTGACCTCACTACCATGCACGCCTGGAGACCACACGGTCCACAGGCTCCCAAACTTGTGGGTGCCAGGGATGGGGGCGTCTGGGTGGTCTCTTTCTGTCTTGCAATCATTTAGTTCCTTACAGAAAGAATCTTCCTTTACAAAAAGTCCATGGGCACCGGGCCGGTCGATATTCTCCACAGTGCCAGGAAACACTGATTTCTGCAATGGCCCTGGTTCAGGCAGGTCGCCCAACCCAGGCCACTATACCTTCCATTCAGCACTGGGGTACTGGTAGCAATGCCCACGgtgcgggggggtgggggctgtgtcCTCGCTCCTGGTTTCCCTCATCTGTACAGTGGGCCAGGCCACAGGCAGCTGCCCCTGCAGccccccacccacctgcccagtCCTAGTCATTCTGGTCCTTTCCAAAGAGATAGGTGGCTCCCTGGAGCTGagcccctctcccaccacccctcccccgcAGTGTCCTTGTCTGGAAGAAGGACAGGGAGGGTCACGAGATCTGCTGATTTGAATCTCAGACTCAACAAAGAATGCAGCACAGGAACCCACTTACACTGAAACTGTTTCTGTGCCTCTGACAGCCAGATTGCTCGGGGCTCCTGTCTTCATCTGACGGCCCCAAGTGGAGGGCTGAAGCCAGGTGGAGGTTGTGGAGACACAAAGCTGGGTGGAATTAATTATCTTCCGTGATGCCCAGcctggagggagggctggggcgCTGGGCCAGTGCGGGGAGAGGAGGTCCAGGGCTGGAGGGCAGGATGGGCACCCCCACCTCCCTGACAAAGGATCCTGCCTTCTTCCATCCCCTGGAGggcagccctggcgggcaggggcctCACCCTCCTTGGGGTCAACCCTGGGGAAGGGGGGCTTCTGGCCAATAGTAGCAAGGGCTGTGGCAGGGCTGCCTGCTGGGACAGCCTGAAGGTGGCACTCACCTGCCCAGACCCTGGCCTCCGTGCTGCCCGCCCTGGCCCGGGCCTGCCAAGCTCGCACTCCATCGTCCAGCCGTGGGCGGGGGAAGGCTCCCTCCATGTCCCTCAGCGAGGTCCCCTCCAGCCTGAGGGACAGGCCCATAGCTCACGAAGGCCGGGGAGGCCCCAAGGCAGGGAGGGGTGGTCAGAAAGCTCCCCCAGTAGCCCGCACCCCACCCCAAAAGCATGTACTCTGAGACACTTCCCCACCCCACCTAGGCCAGGGCAGCCCCAGGCTGGTCACTGCCGACCAGCTGCCTCCTGGTGTACTTGGGGTGGCCCCAGCAGCAGCTACCCCCTCCCTAAGACAGTGGAGGCCTTCCCAAGTGACTCTGAGGAGCCTCCCTGGGCCTGCCCCAGTGCCACTGGCTCACTGGGACACTGAGGGGTGTCTGGGGTCCGTAGCTGATTAAAGGTAGCATCTTGAAGGACATAGTTCTGGTCTCAGGAAACATCTGTGTGGCCCCAATAGGTCCCCATGGCCCAGTGGCCCTCAGAGCTGCTGTCCCACCACGGGGGCTCCATGCAGCAGATCAGACCAAGGGGCTCCGACCTCCAGCTGGGCAGACCTGGAATCCTTGATGAAGCCCTCGTCTGGCTCAGTGTCCAGCAGGTAGCAGGAGCTCCAGAAAGTTTGCTGACACCATCCATCCCCAGGCCTCCACCCACCCAGTG from Equus asinus isolate D_3611 breed Donkey chromosome 15, EquAss-T2T_v2, whole genome shotgun sequence includes these protein-coding regions:
- the MTG2 gene encoding mitochondrial ribosome-associated GTPase 2 isoform X3 — protein: MIPSRLFSARLRVLEGMGRWTPSTQAVLGPGWLLPQHASPRLLSVSCADGAKHQEPRRKKLLSEKQLKRHFVDHRRVLVRGGRGGDGVSCFHSEPRKEFGGPDGGDGGNGGHVILRVDQQVKSLASVLSRYQGFDGEDGGRKNCFGRNGALLYIRVPLGTLVKEGHEVVADLSHPGDEYVAALGGAGGKGNRFFLANDNRAPVTCTPGQPGQERVLFLELKTVAHAGMVGFPNAGKSSLLRAISNAKPTVASYPFTTLNPHVGIVHYEDHQQIAVADIPGLVRGAHRNRGLGCAFLRHVERCRFLLFVVDLSVPEPWTQVEDLKYELEKYEEGLSARPHAIVANKIDLPEARARLPQLQARLGQKAIALSAATGENLEELLLRLKDLHEEHVANELARGRQPLRW
- the MTG2 gene encoding mitochondrial ribosome-associated GTPase 2 isoform X2, with protein sequence MGPCFAALLWLHPVSLGAMIPSRLFSARLRVLEGMGRWTPSTQAVLGPGWLLPQHASPRLLSVSCADGAKHQEPRRKKLLSEKQLKRHFVDHRRVLVRGGRGGDGVSCFHSEPRKEFGGPDGGDGGNGGHVILRVDQQVKSLASVLSRYQGFDGEDGGRKNCFGRNGALLYIRVPLGTLVKEGHEVVADLSHPGDEYVAALGGAGGKGNRFFLANDNRAPVTCTPGQPGQERVLFLELKTVAHAGMVGFPNAGKSSLLRAISNAKPTVASYPFTTLNPHVGIVHYEDHQQIAVADIPGLVRGAHRNRGLGCAFLRHVERCRFLLFVVDLSVPEPWTQVEDLKYELEKYEEGLSARPHAIVANKIDLPEARARLPQLQARLGQKAIALSAATGENLEELLLRLKDLHEEHVANELARGRQPLRW
- the MTG2 gene encoding mitochondrial ribosome-associated GTPase 2 isoform X1 codes for the protein MCPWDTLSPGVGAAASTDGRGVSGASAGLSVPGGGGARKPAAAAPTGRACVLQGAMIPSRLFSARLRVLEGMGRWTPSTQAVLGPGWLLPQHASPRLLSVSCADGAKHQEPRRKKLLSEKQLKRHFVDHRRVLVRGGRGGDGVSCFHSEPRKEFGGPDGGDGGNGGHVILRVDQQVKSLASVLSRYQGFDGEDGGRKNCFGRNGALLYIRVPLGTLVKEGHEVVADLSHPGDEYVAALGGAGGKGNRFFLANDNRAPVTCTPGQPGQERVLFLELKTVAHAGMVGFPNAGKSSLLRAISNAKPTVASYPFTTLNPHVGIVHYEDHQQIAVADIPGLVRGAHRNRGLGCAFLRHVERCRFLLFVVDLSVPEPWTQVEDLKYELEKYEEGLSARPHAIVANKIDLPEARARLPQLQARLGQKAIALSAATGENLEELLLRLKDLHEEHVANELARGRQPLRW